In the Candidatus Eisenbacteria bacterium genome, CCGTCGCGGTACAGACGGCGACACCGTCGCCGGTCCAGAGCGGCGTCCCGGTCGAGCTCACGCGCTGGGCATAGACGTCGGCGGCGACGCCACGGCCGTCCCGCCACGCGATGATGGCGCCACCCGCGGCATCCGTCGTGATGACCTCGAGAACCTGATTGCCGGACGCGGTGCAGATGGCCACGCCGGCCGGCGCCCACTTGAGCGCGCCCGCGGGCGTCACCGCCTGGGCCCAGATGTCGTACCCCGCGCCCGAGCGGAGATCCTGCCACGCGATCACGGCGCCACCGGCGCCATCGCTCGTAAGCACCGGCGCCTCCTGACCCAGGGTTTCGGTGCAGACCGCGAGGCCGCCGTCACCCCAGAGCTTCGTTCCGCTCGCGTCGAAGCGCTGCGCGTAGATGTCCGCGACGCCGCTCCGGAAGTCCTGCCAGACGATGATCATCCCGCCGGCTCCGTCCGAAACCGCCTGGGCGTTGACCTGGTTCTGCACCGCGGTCGCGGCCTGATTCCCGAAGGTCGCCCACGCGCCCGACGCCTGGCGCGCGGAGAACGCGAGAGCGGACATGGCAAAAAGCACGCTGGCCGCTCGAAGGCATGCAAAGAGCCAATCGCCGAGCGAAGCGGTCCGGATCCTAGCGGTCATGGATGGGTCGGAGAGTGAGGGTCAAGGTTGCGATGCACGGTTGCGCCGAATAGTATGCAGGAACCGCGCCCTGGGGGCAACGCACATTCGGGTGTCGTGCGAAGCGCTGAAGCTCCTGATTCAAAACAGGTTACAGGAGGGCGTACTTCGGCAGAACAGGTGCGGATCCGGGTCCCTCGCGGCCGCCTGCGGATCCGCACCCAGGGAGAGGTACGAGCGCTGGGGCTTCTCGCGCACGCGTGCCGGCACGAGGGAGGAGGAACTTCATGGGTGGATCGGTTCGGTGGGTCGTGCTCGCGGCACTTTCGCTCGCCTTGGTTCCCGTTTCCGCGTCGGCGACCTTTTCGATCGTGGCGCGTGATCCCGACACCGGCGACATCGGCGTGGCCGTCCAATCGCATTACTTCTCGGTGGGTCCGATCGTCCCCTGGGCGGAATCCGGCGTCGGCGCCGTCGCGACGCAGTCGCTCGTCGAGGTGAGCTACGGCCCGAAGGGGCTCGAGCTGATGCGGGACGGGAAGACGGCCTCCGAGGCGCTGAAGGAGCTTCTCGACAAGGACGAGCACGCCGACGTCCGCCAGGTCGCGATGGTCGACACGAAGGGGAACGTGGCCGCGCACACCGGGAAGAAATGCATCGCCGACGCCGGCGATCATGTCGGAAAGGAGTACTCGGTCCAGGCGAACCTCATGGCCAACGACCGCGTGTGGTCCGCCATGGCCAGGGCCTACGAGCGATCCACGGGCGATCTTCCCGAGCGGCTCCTCGCGGCGCTCGAGGCGGCCCAGGCGGCCGGCGGCGACATCCGGGGGCAGCAATCGGCCGCCATCGTGATCGTGAAGGGGAAGCGCT is a window encoding:
- a CDS encoding DUF1028 domain-containing protein, which produces MGGSVRWVVLAALSLALVPVSASATFSIVARDPDTGDIGVAVQSHYFSVGPIVPWAESGVGAVATQSLVEVSYGPKGLELMRDGKTASEALKELLDKDEHADVRQVAMVDTKGNVAAHTGKKCIADAGDHVGKEYSVQANLMANDRVWSAMARAYERSTGDLPERLLAALEAAQAAGGDIRGQQSAAIVIVKGKRSNRPWADRVMDLRVEDSAKPIAELRRLVTTWRAYRNVDEGDVLITEGKVEEAMKAYSRAAKLAPSNNEILFWQAATLWKMGREKEATPIFKKVFARERRWVELVPRLADADLLQDDKESIQRIQALAPSAKKKR